The window ACTATTTTGCTCTGCCATCTCTCTCTACTGACGCCAGTCGCCACCACCACTCGCTGCTTTGTCTCCAAAGATTTTTTCAAAACAATGACCCCAAAATCCTCCCTCAATTTATGCAACACAGGGTCCTCGTTAGATGCTGAATCAGGAAATTCTTGTGGGTTCGCTCCGGCCCAATCACCCGAATTACGCAGATTAAGATCGTAGTACATACTCTCAGAAGTCGGGTCAGACGGGAACTTCAAATTGGAGCATCGGTTGCTCTTGAGCATTAGATTGGAGTTGGAGCTTGAGGTTCTTCATCTTCTTAGTCGGCCTCCATTCGTTGGGCTTAGGAGGAATTATCCGATTATCCGGATTTTTTGCGATTGGGGCTTTGGAGAAGTCGAATTCGATAATGAATTCTTTTGACTCTTCGGTGTCGGTGGCAGCGTCAGAGGGTTTCTTGAGGGTCGAATTTTAGGGCTTTGAGGAGAGGGGGAAAGAAAGCTTCATCTTAGCAAAGAATTGAAAGAAGATTCTAAACTAAAATCTCCGATCCCCCAAAAACCTACAAATAAAGGCGAGGACTACTTGCCATTACCAATGACTCTCCAATGCAATTGATGCAGTAATTTTGCCTGCAATTATATAGGGTTTAAACAATTTAGGTATTTTCTTGGCTAATCCAGAGTGAGAGGAGAGAATAAAAGACAGAATTGGAGCAGTAATTTTGGATGTGTGCTTTCTTCCTATGCTAATTGTTATGCCTCACGCCAAGGCGTAAGGGTGCCAAAGAGGGAGAGTATGAAGTGGTGGAAGGGATGGTGTAGAGTTTGGGTGGCGAGGGGGATGGTGGTATGAAATGGTGGTGCAAAGTTCTGGTGGGAAGGGATGGTGGTGTGAAGTGGTGGAGGGGGAAGGGGAGCAGGAgagaggagaaaaaagaaagaataaaaaaattagcAGATGCCAAGACCTTTGCTTCGATATTGTGAGTTGTGGAGAATGTGAaatggaggaagaagaagaggaagaatagaaaagaaaagaataaaaaaggaaaggaaaggaaaataaaataaaaaagaaaaaaaattagtaataGACAGACTACCGGTTCATAGCAGGTAAAAAAGCGTAATTCTACTCTAATCCAAAGCACGAGGGGGGTAGTGTGGGTGTTTTTAAATAATGAGGAGATAGCGTGTTAATTAGTCAAATCACAAGAAGGTTTTCTGTATTTTAAACAATCAAGTActtgaattttaattttttttctactcAAATTTAACTCGTTTACCTTATTTATAAATAGTTTGAACTCAATTCGAACGCGATCAATATTGAATTTGAGTCGAGTCTTTAATTGAACTATTGACGAGTCAAAATCAAGTAGCTAGTATCAAATACTTCGAACTCCACTCAAACtcggtcctttttttttttttttttgtctcctttgtAGATGACTAATCGAACTTCCAGTTCTAAATTTTCTTAGACAAGGCAAACAACCGTCGGGCCGGACGATTGGATTCAAAACCCAGCTTCTCTTGGGTAAAGTGAATTAGTTCTTGACCGGAGCAAACTCTGCGTTGGCTATTAGATTACAGACTGAGTGGTTGAAGGATCGCAACCGTCAGAATCATCCTTTAGTGGATGAGGGGACCTGGACCGTTCTCGTTTGTCCCCCGCTAGCTTGCAAGGAAGGAGTCCGTTCAAGGAAAGTGCATCCGTGACCCCAGGTGTAATCAGTAATCACCCGACCTTTTACTGTCTCGTCTCTCGCATTCGTGCTAAATATGTTTGCGCGATTGCCTTTGATACAAGGCTATGGCAATTCGCACCCAGTCGCACCGACCCGATCGTGGGGTATTATTCACTTGGAAAAAGTGTTTTGATAGTTCCATTGCAGATCAGCAAAACCATATGCTGCATACTCTAATTTCTCTTGCGATCAAAAGGTGAGCATATTAGCGAAACTTGCCATTGAAGATGTAAAAGTGGTTTAGCTCTTGTGTTACAAAACTTGTCTTTTAATTCTTCTATCTTCAAAttgctttttgtttctttttttttttttatcaaaatggGTTGTGAGAATATTTCTCATTGATAGCTTATTATTTCACTTATTATGTCCAGATAAAAAACCAAAGAAATTTTATGTGTAGTTTGTTTTGTCAGTATATGAATTATAAAGCATAGTTATACATCAAGTAAATGCATCTACAGACTGAAATTTTGCAATTATTAACATAATTCTAATGTAGCAATATACTACTCAAAAATTTTGAGGTAAGTACGAataatttatcttttttttaacaTGGTAAAAATAATTGAAATGTGAGATACCATACAAAGCATTAGTTGTGGTCATATTGATGCACAACTCTCTAATCAGCTTTAggcttagtttgggagtttaggatagaaaagaaactaaGGAAAAACTTAAATTATGAGAGAAGAGAAAGAGAACAATGTTATGTTGTTTGAGAGTTTTAAAAATTAGTGGAATAATTTTGGATACGGAAGtcattaaatatttattcaataactttttaaggacaaaatgggcattttgaaaatatttgacAAGCTTCCTCAAAGTTTCCTTTCATTTCCGTccaatttgagagaaaaagtTTTGACTGCTGTGACGCTTGAATCCTcccatttctttcattttttgttcttactaaaaagtaaaaactaacaaacaaagaaaagtttgtttggacaagaatgatttgaaaaataataatttacttGCATCATTCCAAcatacctttttatcttttcaatcatttttttatctcacatacatcatattgcATATATTGATtcagtaattattttaaataaatatctcaaataatcgcGCATCCAAACATATTCAgacttctttcccttttttctgtCTAAATTCTCAACTCCAAAACAAAGCCTTAAAGTTGTTTTTTTGTTCGCATCGCGcaatatccttttctttttttttttctcttcttatatCACACTTCCACGATGATACTTTAGAAGCCGCGGGAGGAGGAGGAGTTGTCTATGAAATTGTGAGCTTGAGAGGAAGCCTCAACGGTGGTCAACATTCaagatatttttttttagtCAAAATGTCACTTCAATTTATATTGATATAATTAGTGCCTTTACAAGCATTTACTATAATTTCGGGCAACTGCCATACGAGATGACTACTTCTCATTCAAGAATTCGGACGGTTAAAAGTTTCCTCTGGTCTAGACCGTACAGCAGCCCAATGATAAGATTTATTAAAGTTTAAGAGGACGATGCTCTGACTCAATTGCGCTCGTAGACTCGCGTGCATGTGACATCTGAATTCCAAAATCATTTGTACCGACCTTTTATTACAGCCATGCGTTGAGTTATTTTGTGTGGATATtgcattttttattcaaaataaaaaatggtgttttttaagggataatttcatatacCCCGTCGAGGTTTCTCGTAATATCACTCAACTCTtctgaagttttaaaaatttcgtTTACTTTTCTTAAATTGACATTTCTTGTAACATTTTAATCCTTTtagaagaaatacaataaagatACAACTTTTGTTTCAATACTACCTTTATATTGTCCTACTTATGAAAtttataacaataataaaaaaataaggtTAAATTTTTATAAGGTGTAAATTTTTTGACGAAACTATTATTTTAGTCGTgttagaacaaaaataaaatttacaccTTGAAAAATTCACGCATGTGAAGAAGagattattttagttttcaataCAATTTAAACTACACCATGAATTAAAACATAATTCCTCAAAATATATCTAGATTTTCTTAATTGTAACTTAACTATGCACGAAAATTTTCAAGAGATTAATTACTTACCAAAATCCTCCTAAGTTGTTGACCTtgattaaatttaatttatctaCGTCATTTGCTATTCCACCATGATCCTAATATAAAGAAATGTGAACCGTTATTAGCTagcaatttattttttaattttaattttttggttttaaaattttattttattttggcttTGTGCTTAAATAGTTATTAAGAACAAGAGGCAGTGTTGTCAAATTGTGACCTTTGATATGAATATTTAGTCTTATCAAGTTGATAGTAGAAGTaagtgaaattttaaaaattttaagagagttgagtgatattatgaCAAACCTCAtaggaggtttctaaaattatcccttgttTTAATGTTTTTTCTCAAAACTAGCAATCAAAAATACAAGTTTTTTTTAGTGAATGGGGGTACATCTACAAATTAGCAGGATATATtcaatattttttcaaaaaggctgcccaatattcaaatttttattttgtttcagtAGAGGTGAATTGAACAATGAGTAACTTTGACCAAGATTTCAACAACAAATTTTCTTCTCCTCCGTACTTCTTTCATAGTAGACTTAGcaatctttttgtttttctgaaTAAAAATCTATGTTTTAATTGTATCTTATCAATTTGAGATTTACAATCATATGGAGTTTAAGTAAAAAAGAATAACAGGGAAATGGGATACTAAGAATAGTAGGAtcgaaagtgaaaaaaaaaatgacagatAAATTGAAATAAGATAGATTTGAGTATGACTAGATGTATAGTTTAAGAAGAAATAGTGAAAGAAAGGTGTTTGTtactcctttttgtttttgtttttctaccGTCTACACAATGAAAAGTGAAGAAATAGATGACTATTATTTCTTCTCAAAAATTTAATGTCAATGCTTACAAATTCTCATTAAAAGTGgtgataatttttaaaatttaaatatgaaacaaaatattaatgtacatcattttcaaaccaaatgtCTATTAGTTGTAAAGGACTACTCTTTATGAGTTTGATATTTATTATTGACTCCCAACATTTGAATATTGAGCTTATTTTGATAATTGTTCAAGCTGTAGCATGaacaaatatttatacaatcaaaacaaaattaaattcaagaaaattgatAAATTGTGAAGGTAGTTAAAAAATATGATATTGAGCCAGActgtaaccttttttttttttttttcttttttgaaagcCGGTTGTAGCATTCAAATGGTAGACGGGTCAATTGTAATTTTGAAACGACCCGCAATTGTGTCCAACTGGAGTCAGTTGCGAGTGGCAATGACGAGCATTTTGGCGTCAGCATACGTAattataaaatgaaaatcacaaaaaaaagcTCTCTGGTCTGAATCTGATGATTAGACAGAATCCGTTGCTGTAGGCTAGTTGCGGTTATTTCTTGTCCTCCGCTCGATTCCAGCATAATCTCAGACCCTTCACCCACTCCCTCTAACGTGCCTTTTTTTCggaggggggaaaaaaaaaaattcttttttcttttcctctgtcCTTACTGTTACTTCCTCAACTCTTTGCTTCACCAACACTCGTATCCATAGCTACCTTACCGATATATATTTCTGGAGTTCTGGAAAGCTCTTCAGATCTGGATCGAAAGGAGCAGGAACGGCGAAGTTCGCCGGAAACGGTGATGGCGGAGTCGTTGGAGAAAGTTGACCAGGCTAGAACTTCTTCGACTTCCAGCGAAGTTTCCGTGGAATTAGAGAAGGAAGCTGAAGGCGGAAGTATTAGAAATGGTTATGGTGGTGAAGTACACACCGTCGACTGTAGCAGCAGTGATGCTCCAGTTTCTAATGGCGGAGGTGACTCTTCAGGTTTATTGATTGAACTCgtagcaaattttttttttttttttgcttttcccatGCGAAGTAGTAGGACATGAAGGTCGAAATTACGACGATTAAGCTAAATCGAACCCCCTTCCCGGCTGATGCATCCTTTTTGGTTCTGATGAATTAGAAACTTCTCAGTTCTTGCGCAATTCGAAGTGGAACTCTCTTTTTTAAGTTCTCTTTCTTGAAATTAGGGTGTCTACGTTTTGGTATGGAAGTAAGATGAGAGATGTGACTGTTTGATTGTTGTTTGGCATTGGAATGGTAAAAGTTCCAATTGAATTAATTGCTATTAATTTGCCAGGAACCGCTGGGAGTATCTCCAGAGTGACTACATTACAACCTGAAATTCTGAGTTTAGACAAATTGGAACCACCTTTAAATAATTTTACGTTGGAAAGAGCAAAAACTGAGGGCCAGAGGCATCATAACATACTTTCTGAAGAGGCAGCACAAATTTTTGACGACAAAATTCCTGTGCAACAGAAGGTATTGTTATGTCCTTATTGTGTTTGCGTGTTTCTTTCACATGACAACATTGCGCATCATTTACAAAAAAAGGTGCTAGACTGTTAAGGgctttctattttatttttatttcttttttcttcaggGTTTATGATGTGGATCTTGGACTTTATTTATTGTCAAAATTAGTTTACCGGCTAGAGTGATTGCTAACATAAACGACTAATATTGTATTTGTGTGGCATTCATCGATCAACCTGAGAGTTGAAGAAGTTTATTATAATGTCCtgctttcattcttttttcGTCTACCTGTTATCTGTCTTCTTTCTTGCTTTATCTCCCTTCTTTTGGTCAATTTTCTCTTCAATAgttaaaattaatcaattttgaaGCATGAATTTGGTGAAAGACCAATTAAAAATTTGAATATATTGTTCTGGCCATTTGGTCTTGGAAGAAATGCTGTTGATAATGGTCAATTGAAAAGATTAAAGAGTGTGTGGAAGTTCTTACAGTTGTCAGCTTTTGTGTTAGAAAGAATTCCTTTCAGCTCTCGCGTATGGTTTGAACTTGCAGTCATGGGGAATGTTGTAGAAGCGTGCATCCTCATTGGTACATGCATCCTCATTGGTACATTCAAATGCCACCATAAATACGTATCTATACATTATATAAAGCTAGTATAGTAGCAGTTGTTGTAaacatttttgcattttttgaaattccaattttacccttaGAAAAACTAATTTACATCCTAATCACCTAATCACAGCTTGCCAACATAGCCGCTCATAACTACCCTAAGTATTGTAACTACCAAATTAACTATAATCTCATTGaagcaaatattaataaatcaAAGTTCTTTAATGAAAAATGTTAATGTAAAAAAACATAATTTGCGCAAAACTAATTCATGtaataaattaattatttctaaATTGGACACATATCTGTGTGTTCTTAACACTAATATTATAATATCCTGGAGAGCTTCCTGAGAGAGCGTGATGTATTGATGATCAACAAAAAACACAATGATAAAATAAGATATGTGAAATATCACTTTGGTGCACGAAGGTAACAACCATGGAGTTAGATGATGGTCTACCAGACTAACACTGTCTTGAACCACtcaaaaagcaagaaaaaaaaaaaacagtctTGAACTATTTGTTATGCCCCATATTTGTGGAGTTTTTAGGGTGAGGAAAGTGTGACTAATTAATATCTGTGATAACTATAGAATTTTGTTTGTCTCTgttcttttggtttcttttttatGAAATGCTAATCTCTACACTACAGGAAACGTTTAGCATCTCTATCACACAAATAGGAAGCCATGTGGAAATCATGCCATGGAAAAAACAAAATCATATGTTGCCTTAGGGACACTGGTTTAGCTGTAGACAATAGGCCACGTCTCTCCCTATAAATTCACTTCTTGTGCATTTTTCTTCAGCTTTCTTATATTGTCAACCAGTGTCcacttgttacttgcttcaaTATATTACAGAAGCAAGTTCCAGCATACAGTTCTCACCTGTGAAATTCCTTGAGTTTTTGAATCTTAATCCTTTTATGAACAGTCCAGCATTTAAAGAAAATTAGCTTAATTTGATTTCAAGTTGGTGAACATTTTGCAAGTTTGACTGAGCTTAAGCAAGATAATTGGTTTCTTGGGTTGGAGTTTGTATTGGAAAAGTTCAATGTCTGACGCAGGTTGTTGAATATTGTTCTTCAGATTACAAGGTCGATGACTATTTGGCATTTTCAGTTCATAAAAGGATGCATTGAGGTCTCCTTAATGTGTATTATCCTATTATTGTTATTAGATGCATTTATTCATTTACAAAGATCAGATACTGACTTGGTGTATCTATTAAGAGCAGTTATTTTCCAATTTGCATCAGTTTCATTAAGATGCTTTTTGGTGCAATACTACTAATGTTATAGCTGCATACAGTGTCATGAAGTTTCTAAATCTTGGTGATCTCCTTACTGTAGATTACTTATTGCACATGGTGACACTTTAAGTACTTACATGCTTGCAATctttttttaaacatttaaaaaaTTGCAGCTCAAATTGTTGAACAGAATAGCTACTGTCAAAGATGATGGAACTGTAGAGTTTGAATTTCCTGGAGATGTTGAACCTCAGGCTATAGGAATTGCCAGTGAACAACCATCTGAAGCTGATGACATACCTCTTGATGATACAGAACTTCGCTATATTCCACCACTACAGATAGTGATGCTTATAGTTGGAACACGTGGTGATGTGCAACCATTTATTGCAATTGGAAAGAAATTGCAGGTACATTTGCTCTGCCTTGCTAACTGATATCTTGATTATCATCATTTCTAGGTACAAGAGAACTTATTATGTATATGCTCATGCAGTATGCAGCTCCACTCCCTAAGAAACATAGGTTTCTTAATGTCAAATTATCTTTCCTTCCAACTAGGATATCTTTGGGTTTTCTGGTCATTTGTACTCTTTCAGTTGGTTGCCTACTGGTCATGTGTATATTATCATTCCAACCATCTATGATACTGTCCAGCTGTGAGTTGAGGTTTGCATGATTTGCATTGTGTGGAGTGCCACTGTTTCTTTATTCTGTTCTAAAGTTTAGAAGATACTGGatttggatttctcttcatTTGCCTGCACCATTGGAGGATGCAGGTGTCATAAATGCAACAGCTTAGACCCTAGTATCTGGATATTGTAACTGCAACATCAACCACTTTTTCTTCCCATGTTTTTGGGCAACCACCGATCCATTTTGGGAAAAGGATGTTGGTTGTCATATGTTTCTTTTGGTGTTCCAGTTCTAATCTATCAATAAAAATAGGCTTTTGGGAGCCTCCTTCTATAGTGTTTACTTATTGGAATATAAATGGTTTACCATGTTTTTGGGCCATCTAATTTGGCCTAGATGATTAGCACTTGATAACTCTAGTAAAGCTAAAGAAGCTGAGTCCATTGGAGCTGCAATCTCCTTGAAACTAGATCTTGGATGATTTATTCTTCTCTCTTAAACAGGGATTAGTAAGTCGATCAACCATCATTAAAGATAATAATGTGATTGAGTTCATGAAATTTTACTGATAAAGATTTTGTTGCAGGACTATGGCCATCGTGTAAGGCTGGCAACTCATTCAAATTTTAAAGAGTTTGTGTTGACTTCTGGGTTGGAATTCTATCCTCTTGGTGGCGATCCAAAAGTCCTTGCTGGATGTCCGTACTTCATTTTTCCTGtttaatttaatacaattgTCATGAAATGATTGTTTTTTTTCTGTTCACGACGTACTTATCTTGTATTTGATGTTAAAGTTTGGTTTAAACTGCCGAGGATGTACTTCTGTGTTTACTTGTTTGATATGTTTTGATCAATTAATGCAGGCAAGACTTCTGATTATATCCTAATCAAATGACACATGAACATCTTGTAAAGTTTTCAACTGGTTTAGGATGATGGGTTGGAACATTGTTGCTAAGACGATATGGACAATTATATTGGATATAGGCATGCATTGAATTTGTTTCCTGTTTTTGCCTGTCAAATATTGTGCATACCAGATTTCTCAATTCTTATTTGTCTATACATTTTACTGTTGTCACACTGAAATGCGTCCACACAAAAGGAAAGCAACTTTTGACTCTAAAAGACGTGTCTTTACAGTTAGATAAGACATGCTTTCTGATAATCATGATGTATACATAGCAATCTTATGGTTTATCAGGCTTTAAAACATCTGAAGTGTAAAGTTTATAATGTCCATCTTCATTTTGCAGTGCATTAGTATGCTTTATCAGGTTATTGTTCCTGGGACTAGATTCTTCAAATCATCATCTTTTTCTCTCTAAAAATTCGTTTCTCCTTTAGTTAGCCATATCTTGAACATTTGAAAAGTGGATAATGTGCATTCCAATATAAAGCGCATCTTTCTTCCCTGCTGCTATGTGCTAACTACGACTTCACTCCAAATATTGTCCCTGCCAGGCTCTCGACTTAACCCTGCTTTCGTCTTCTTATTAGCACTTCCCCAGTTCGAAGATTTGTCTTTCAGTTGCATCTGATCTTGGTTTGTAGATCATCCTCTATTTTGGCAAACTTTTGGGAtgctaatatattttttaatgcaCTCTAAGTTGTGGTGTTGGGGCTTTTAGCAGTTTGTAAGGCGGTCAAATCTGAACTTGGTAATATATTGAGACACAATTGAATTACCACTAAGTTTTCAAATTTGGCATTTTCTCATTGGTGAATGCTTGTGCAGTAGCAAGGATGTTAAATAAcggttctgtttttttttttttcccttcttttgatTGGAATTTTTGCAGACATGGTTAAGAACAAAGGTTTTCTGCCATCAGGACCTTCAGAAATACCTATCCAACGGAATCAAATAAAGGAAATAATAAATTCTTTACTCCCTGCTTGTAAAGAACCTGATGTTGATACGGGAATTCCTTTCAAAGCTGATGCAATTATTGCAAATCCTCCAGCATATGGTTAGATTCCATAGTCTATTAAATCTACTGGTCATTCTTGTCCACTTAATTACACAATTGTTTGTCCTGTGCCTTGTAGTAGaagctccccccccccccccccccccccaacaacaaaaaaatgcaTGTCAATAATCAGCAGGTTTCTTTCATTATTTTACTGTGCAGAGGCATGTTATAATTCAACTAATTTAATAAAGTAACCCAAAAAGTCCAGTTAACATCTTTGACACAACCCAAAAAGTCCAATAATaacacctatgtggtttttatgTAGTTGGGCACCTCATAAAGTTCAAGTTTAGATGATTAAAGGAGAGTGTCACTAAAAATGCAGGCAAACACATTAATATCTGCAGCTAACCAATTTAAGTTATGTTTCAGGACATACACATGTTGCAGAGGCATTAAAAGTTCCACTCCACATATTTTTTACAATGCCATGGACGTAAGTTTTATATGGTTAGCAGAGTTATAACAAATGTAGTTTTAGttcaaattcatttatattGTTGATTAACCTTCTTATCCTTATGTATTTTCAATTGCTGATTCTGGATATATTGACCAATTAGCATCTTATCTTTCCAACAGGCCAACTAGTGAATTTCCCCATCCTTTATCCCGTGTTAAACAACCAGCAGGATATAGGGTAATTGttcatttgtaattttttgCGATCTTGTCATCATTTATCTGAAATTTTGTGCTTCAGAATTCCTTTCTCTTGTCTTTCCTCTGGGACTTTTCTCTCACTAGTTTTATCCTCTCCTCTTCTCAATTGTTGGTTTGCTTCACcagaattttttgtttcctGGGTAACAATTGTTCGTGTGAATTCTGCAGCTTTCATATCAGATTGTTGACTCCTTAATCTGGCTAGGAATAAGGGATATGATAAAtgatgcaagaaagaaaaaactgaaGCTACGGCCAGTCACTTACCTGAGCGGCTCACAAGGCTCTGAGTCTGATATTCCACATGGTTACATATGGAGTCCCCACCTTGTTCCTAAGCCAAAAGGTATTAAACAGATACCCCCTATTATG is drawn from Coffea arabica cultivar ET-39 chromosome 1c, Coffea Arabica ET-39 HiFi, whole genome shotgun sequence and contains these coding sequences:
- the LOC113714120 gene encoding sterol 3-beta-glucosyltransferase UGT80A2 isoform X1 is translated as MAESLEKVDQARTSSTSSEVSVELEKEAEGGSIRNGYGGEVHTVDCSSSDAPVSNGGGDSSGTAGSISRVTTLQPEILSLDKLEPPLNNFTLERAKTEGQRHHNILSEEAAQIFDDKIPVQQKLKLLNRIATVKDDGTVEFEFPGDVEPQAIGIASEQPSEADDIPLDDTELRYIPPLQIVMLIVGTRGDVQPFIAIGKKLQDYGHRVRLATHSNFKEFVLTSGLEFYPLGGDPKVLAGYMVKNKGFLPSGPSEIPIQRNQIKEIINSLLPACKEPDVDTGIPFKADAIIANPPAYGHTHVAEALKVPLHIFFTMPWTPTSEFPHPLSRVKQPAGYRLSYQIVDSLIWLGIRDMINDARKKKLKLRPVTYLSGSQGSESDIPHGYIWSPHLVPKPKDWGQKVDVVGFCFLDLASNYQPPEPLVNWLNAGPKPIYIGFGSLPVQEPEKMTQIIVEALEKTGQRGIINKGWGGLGNLAEPKDFIYLLDNVPHDWLFLQCAAVVHHGGAGTTAAGLKAACPTTVVPFFGDQPFWGERVHARGVGPPPIPVDEFTLPKLVYAINFMLDAEVKERAVELAKAMEDEDGVTGAVRAFLKHLPRKKMEPEPVPAASSFLSIRKCFGCS
- the LOC113714120 gene encoding sterol 3-beta-glucosyltransferase UGT80A2 isoform X2 — encoded protein: MAESLEKVDQARTSSTSSEVSVELEKEAEGGSIRNGYGGEVHTVDCSSSDAPVSNGGGTAGSISRVTTLQPEILSLDKLEPPLNNFTLERAKTEGQRHHNILSEEAAQIFDDKIPVQQKLKLLNRIATVKDDGTVEFEFPGDVEPQAIGIASEQPSEADDIPLDDTELRYIPPLQIVMLIVGTRGDVQPFIAIGKKLQDYGHRVRLATHSNFKEFVLTSGLEFYPLGGDPKVLAGYMVKNKGFLPSGPSEIPIQRNQIKEIINSLLPACKEPDVDTGIPFKADAIIANPPAYGHTHVAEALKVPLHIFFTMPWTPTSEFPHPLSRVKQPAGYRLSYQIVDSLIWLGIRDMINDARKKKLKLRPVTYLSGSQGSESDIPHGYIWSPHLVPKPKDWGQKVDVVGFCFLDLASNYQPPEPLVNWLNAGPKPIYIGFGSLPVQEPEKMTQIIVEALEKTGQRGIINKGWGGLGNLAEPKDFIYLLDNVPHDWLFLQCAAVVHHGGAGTTAAGLKAACPTTVVPFFGDQPFWGERVHARGVGPPPIPVDEFTLPKLVYAINFMLDAEVKERAVELAKAMEDEDGVTGAVRAFLKHLPRKKMEPEPVPAASSFLSIRKCFGCS